Genomic DNA from Methanobacteriaceae archaeon:
TGCTTTTATTTCTGAGTTTCTTGTGTGTTTATCCCAGTTAATTTCTTCTCCTTTTATTGTAGCTTTTAAAGAGAAGTTATCACCAATTTCAACACTAAATTCACTAAATAACATAAATTCAATTTCATGATAAAATAGAAGTTCTTCAAGATAATCATATAACATAGATACATTATCTTCTGAGGCTATTTCAAATGATATTTCTTTTGTTGGTTCAATATCATTAGTATCAGATATTATATTAAAAATAGCTAATCCTGCATTTTCAAAAGCTTCGTTTAAATCTTTTCCATATGCTTTAAAGCCAATGTCAGCAGTTACTTCAAAATATTCGAATTTTTCCATGATTTTACCTCAAAAATATTACTTTTCAAATGCTCTCTTACTCTTTTTTTATATTAGTTATTTAACAATCTTAAATATAGTGATTAACATGTTCGAAAATAATGACACCACAATTCAAGTAGATTTAAGGAAAAAAAGTAGTTTGAAAGAAGAAATCAACTATAAAAACATTGACGTTCAATCTTGCATGGTAGTGCTTGTAGTAATAGCAGCATTACTTTTATCTGTTATTTCTGTTGTTGCAGCTCAAAATCCATACTTGTTATAAATGGATTTTCCCTAATTTTAATACCAAACCCTAGCTGCACATTAGATTATACTGGCCTACCATGCAATAATCTAATGTTAACAGAAACTAATTTCATACAGGAAAAATTTAGATAGTATATTCCTCGGGGTTAAAACGCAATATAATTTCTCTAGAATTTCCTCTAACCCCTTTTCCTGTAAATTTGGTATCAACCAATCTGACAAATTCTAATTTGTCCAAAAGACGATTGAAAGATGCATAACTGGAATTTGTTTTTTGCTTATACATTTCAGCCAATTCACCAGCCCTGCAAACACCATCCCACTCAACAATTATTTTTAATAATTCTTTTTCAGAATCGTTTAGAGCATGCAAAGTTTCAGCAACATTAATTGAAACTAATGATTCAATAGCTTGGTCAAAATGTTCCTGGGTTATTTCACGGCTTGCATTTGCTTCTGCAAAGTTACCGCAGGATTTTAAAAGGTTAATTCCAACTCTCAAATCACCATTTTCATGAGTATACATTGCGATTTGTTCTAAAATATCATCAGGAAGTACTCCTGGGAAGAAACCTGCTTTTGCTCTGTCTCTTAAAATATCTTCAATTTCTGAGTATGAATAAAGTGGGAAGTGAATTTCTTGTGGAATAAATACAGAATTTACATTTTTATCAAATGCATATTTAAATTCCAAATCAGACAATATTGCAAAAATAGCTGTTTTAACTCCAGGATATTCTTCATAAGCTCTGAGCATATCATAGAATACTTTGTTTGCTGTTTTTGACTGGAATAAATAATTAACATCATCTAATGCTATAACAAGAGATTTATTGTTTTTTTGAAGATTTTGCATGATTTGATCATATATTCTTGAAAATGGAACTCCGGTTTCAGGTGGAACATGTCCAAACATTTTCTTATAGATTTGTGAAAATATTCCAAAACGAGTTGTGTGGAGTTGACAGTTAATATAAACACAAACAACTTTTTCTGTGTTCTTTTCAACAAGTTCAAATACTTTTCTTATTGCTGTTGTTTTTCCTGTTGCAGGTGATCCTAGAACTATAGCATTTGATGGCTGACCTCCAATCATTGCAGGTCTTATTGAAATTGCCATTGCCTCCATTTGTGTATCTCTGAAATTATAGTTTTGAGGCATATAATCCGGATCAAAAGCGTTTATATTTTGAAATAAACTTTCATCATACATTAAAATATCTTCAATTCCCATATTATCTAATTTTATTTTAAGTATTATTTATTATTATTCTAACAAGTTGACTACATCAACAGATTCGTTTTCAGCTATCCAATTTGTGAATTTCTCAGCATACATTAATTTTTTACGTTTAAACTCATCAGCCTCTTCGACATCTTCTTCAAGATTAGGTCTTGAGTATTTGGTAACCATATCTCCAAAGTCCATTCCTGCAAGAGTAATTTGGGATGCTCCAAGAGCTACACATAAAAATAGTGCTCTGTCACCATCGGTAAATCCTCCGAAGTTGTATAAGTTTCCAACAGGCTGAGACTGTGTTGTTCCAATTACACTGTCGAAATATGAAGGAAGAGTAGCTATTTTGTCCATATTATCTCCGTGAGCATGGATTGCAATATTTGCTCCTCTGATGTTTGCAAGAAGAATATCATCAAGGTTTCCATCTAAATCAGTGCAAACTATATCTGGAACTAATTTTTCTTCGATCATAGCAGTTGTTGCTCCGTCTGCTGAGACTAAAACGTAATCTTTTAAGTCATAGTTTTCTTTTAGAATTAAAATATGTTCTTTTAGAGATGGTCCTGCTCCAAATACGATGAATTTATCTGAAAAACCTACAATTTGTGATAACTCATCTAATGTAAGACATCCATGTGTTGATAAAATTTCATCGAGAAGTTTTGCTGATTCTTCGTCCCCACTTCTTGAAAATCCAAAATCATCGAGTATTTCTTCATAATATTTTTCCCAAAGCCCAAATTCCATATTTAAACCTCACTAACATAATTTATTAGCTTTTAATTTTAATATAATTTATTGATTATTTACAACATTAACCTTGTTTCCAGTCAAGTATTCGTATAAATTATTTATTTGTCTTAAAGTAAATCCGACGAAAAATGCTGATATGAATGTTCCAATATTAACTGCTCCAAGAATATTTGTATAAAACAATCCACACAATATTAATGATAAAACTACCATTGTAGCATCAAATGCTATTTTAATTGATGAAAATCTCCATCCGGTAGTAATTGCAATTGCTTCAACACATCCTTCTCCAGGAAGCGGTGCAATATTTGCAGGCATGTAGACAAATATTCCAAATGCTGTTAAAAAGATATTGATAACTAAAAATAACCCACACATCCACAGTGATGCGTCAAATGGTATAAATGAGACAATGTGAAGAGCTACATCTGTAAAATACCCGAATAATACACAGTTTATAAACTGAAGCAGTCTTTTTTTGTGAAATTTTGATTTTAAAATAATAAACTGAATTACAATCAGTGATGCGTTAAAAAGAAATGTAGTAATTCCGATGTCAATGTTTGTAATTAAGGCAAGGGAATATGAAATGGAACTAATAGGAGTTGTTCCAAGAAGAGATACAATTGAAAAAGCAACTCCCATTGCCATTAAAAACAAACCACAAACAAAGGCCAATATTCTTTTTATCATATCATCACTACATTTTCTTTAAATCTGCTTCCTGACCACTAAATCTTGCATAAATCATATTCATTAGTTTTACGGTTGTTCCAATTGACATAGCAGCAATTATTGTTCCAATACCTGCACTTCCATCAAAGTGTCCAAGGAAAACAAATGATAAAATCCATGAAATAACAATCCAGGAAATATCCATAATTACCTTTATTTTTGTAAATGACTGATTGGTGGTAATTGACACTGCCTGTGTTAAACCGTCAACTGCAACAGGAACCACATTTGTTGGAACATACAAAAATAATCCGAATGCCAAAAATAGGATACCTAAAATCAAAAAGAGTATCTGAACCCACAAAACACTAGCTTGAGGTATGATACTTAATATAATCATTGAAATAGAAGTAAATGCT
This window encodes:
- a CDS encoding archease; amino-acid sequence: MEKFEYFEVTADIGFKAYGKDLNEAFENAGLAIFNIISDTNDIEPTKEISFEIASEDNVSMLYDYLEELLFYHEIEFMLFSEFSVEIGDNFSLKATIKGEEINWDKHTRNSEIKAITFHKMEVSDSTPAKLRAIVDL
- a CDS encoding ORC1-type DNA replication protein, with the translated sequence MGIEDILMYDESLFQNINAFDPDYMPQNYNFRDTQMEAMAISIRPAMIGGQPSNAIVLGSPATGKTTAIRKVFELVEKNTEKVVCVYINCQLHTTRFGIFSQIYKKMFGHVPPETGVPFSRIYDQIMQNLQKNNKSLVIALDDVNYLFQSKTANKVFYDMLRAYEEYPGVKTAIFAILSDLEFKYAFDKNVNSVFIPQEIHFPLYSYSEIEDILRDRAKAGFFPGVLPDDILEQIAMYTHENGDLRVGINLLKSCGNFAEANASREITQEHFDQAIESLVSINVAETLHALNDSEKELLKIIVEWDGVCRAGELAEMYKQKTNSSYASFNRLLDKLEFVRLVDTKFTGKGVRGNSREIILRFNPEEYTI
- a CDS encoding DUF115 domain-containing protein gives rise to the protein MEFGLWEKYYEEILDDFGFSRSGDEESAKLLDEILSTHGCLTLDELSQIVGFSDKFIVFGAGPSLKEHILILKENYDLKDYVLVSADGATTAMIEEKLVPDIVCTDLDGNLDDILLANIRGANIAIHAHGDNMDKIATLPSYFDSVIGTTQSQPVGNLYNFGGFTDGDRALFLCVALGASQITLAGMDFGDMVTKYSRPNLEEDVEEADEFKRKKLMYAEKFTNWIAENESVDVVNLLE
- a CDS encoding DUF6198 family protein; this translates as MIKRILAFVCGLFLMAMGVAFSIVSLLGTTPISSISYSLALITNIDIGITTFLFNASLIVIQFIILKSKFHKKRLLQFINCVLFGYFTDVALHIVSFIPFDASLWMCGLFLVINIFLTAFGIFVYMPANIAPLPGEGCVEAIAITTGWRFSSIKIAFDATMVVLSLILCGLFYTNILGAVNIGTFISAFFVGFTLRQINNLYEYLTGNKVNVVNNQ
- a CDS encoding DUF6198 family protein: MNFFNQNEIEYKLIIKYVVGLFIMNIGIAFSIKSNLGSTPVVSVPYAISLITGIDIGICNTLFQCFLVLIEFMLLRSAFHPKHFLQVFVGMLFGAFTSISMIILSIIPQASVLWVQILFLILGILFLAFGLFLYVPTNVVPVAVDGLTQAVSITTNQSFTKIKVIMDISWIVISWILSFVFLGHFDGSAGIGTIIAAMSIGTTVKLMNMIYARFSGQEADLKKM